The DNA region TCGGCCGTTACCAGCGTGGTGCGCTCCAGGTTCAGGTGGCGAAAGCTGGCCTGTCCCGGCACCGGCAACATACGGGCCACATGCCGCAGGGGTACCGTAGCACCGCCCAGGCCCGTGACGGTCACCCGGTCAAAGTCATCCAGTGAGGGTTTATCGTTGTCGGCCAGTCTGACCAGAATATCGTATTCATCCCCCAGCTCATCGCGCATGTTACCCACCGTGGTCCCCACCAGGGAGGTGCGTACCGAGCGATCGATGGTCACCAGGGGAATCCCCAACAGTCCCGCCTTGTCGCGATTGATGTCCACCAACAGGTCGGTTTTGTAGTTACCGGTCGGGTTATCCACATTAACAGCGCCGGGTTCTCCCCGCACCGCCTCCTCCACCTGCAGGCTGAGTTCCTTGAGGGTATCTATATTATCCCCGACCACCCAGATGGCGACGGCGGCATCAATCGGAGGCCCCTGGGTAAACTCCTTCACCTCAAACTCCACCCCCGGCACCCCGGCCAGCTGCTCCCGCAACTGCTCCACCACCGTCGCGACCTGCGGCTGGTGCTGCTGGTGAAACTGCACAAACAGCTGGGCATAGTTAGGGGTCTCCCGCTTGGGCCTGATGTTGTAGTAGACCCGCGGATTTCCGCGCCCGATATTGGTGGTGACGCTGGCGACCTCCGGCAGGCCGAGCAGGCGCTCCTCCGCTAATAGCGCCAGGCGCCGGGTATGGTCGTAGCTGGTACCGTCGGGAGGGCGTACATCCACCATAAACTGGGGCTTTTCTGCCTTGGGAAACAGGCTCACCCCAACCGCACCGAAAAAGGTAAGGCTGTAGGCAAAGACCGCAAGGGCCAGCGCCAGTAGCAACAGGGGAAAGCGCAGCGAGAGTCCCAGCAGAGGGCCATAGAGGTAACGGATAAAGCGTTCCAGCAACCAGGGGATCGGGTTAAGGGTAAAGCGTCGCGCTGTGGGAGGGCGCAAAAACCGGCTCGACAGCAGCGGGGTAAAGGTGAGCGCCACCAGCAGCGAGGCGGTCAGCGTAAAGACCACCGCCACCGGCAGTGAGCGAATGAACTGCCCGGTCGGGCCCTGCAACATCATCATGGGTACAAAGGCCAGCAGGGTGGTGGCGGTACCGCTGGCCACCGCCCAGCCCATCTGGCTGGTGCCACGGATGGCGGCCTGTTGCGTTTTTTCCCCCTCGGCCAGCAAGCGACCAATGTTTTCGGTGATGACGATGGCATTGTCCACCAGCAGCCCCAGCGCGATCACCAGCCCGGCGATGGTCATCTGTTGCAGGCCATAGCCGGCCACATCGATCCAGCCGATCGCAATCATCATCGACACCGGGATCGCCAGCACCACCACCAGGCTTTGGCGGATACTCAGTACCAGCAGCACCACAATGCCAACCAGCCCCAACCCCTGCAGCAGGTTGCCGGTGAGTACCGTCACCATTTTCTGAACGCTACCGGTCTGGTCGAAGACCACCGCACTGGTCACCCCTTCAGGAAGGTCGTCCTGAAAGCGCCC from Aestuariirhabdus litorea includes:
- a CDS encoding efflux RND transporter permease subunit codes for the protein MRIPRLAVNNYQFTLVVVLLGVVLGGISLLTMPRSEDPQVTLAMADVIAVYPGTTPQDMEKLVVDPIEEALNSLDDVKEIKTVIEDGLSLTHIEFHELEEAEDYYDDVVQAMAQVRDQLPADLLRLEALRISPSDVNIMMVALLSESAPYRDLKRIAERLETRLEASPGVKQADVWAIPDQQVQIRADLERMGHLGISLDNLLEAVQAAAVNVPGGHVDAGNRRFTVRTSGDFKSIEDIRSTTVKAIGDHIVFVGDIAEVEFADADPTHEARVDGKRAVLVSVAQRDGTNIFSVVEGVRETLGRFQDDLPEGVTSAVVFDQTGSVQKMVTVLTGNLLQGLGLVGIVVLLVLSIRQSLVVVLAIPVSMMIAIGWIDVAGYGLQQMTIAGLVIALGLLVDNAIVITENIGRLLAEGEKTQQAAIRGTSQMGWAVASGTATTLLAFVPMMMLQGPTGQFIRSLPVAVVFTLTASLLVALTFTPLLSSRFLRPPTARRFTLNPIPWLLERFIRYLYGPLLGLSLRFPLLLLALALAVFAYSLTFFGAVGVSLFPKAEKPQFMVDVRPPDGTSYDHTRRLALLAEERLLGLPEVASVTTNIGRGNPRVYYNIRPKRETPNYAQLFVQFHQQHQPQVATVVEQLREQLAGVPGVEFEVKEFTQGPPIDAAVAIWVVGDNIDTLKELSLQVEEAVRGEPGAVNVDNPTGNYKTDLLVDINRDKAGLLGIPLVTIDRSVRTSLVGTTVGNMRDELGDEYDILVRLADNDKPSLDDFDRVTVTGLGGATVPLRHVARMLPVPGQASFRHLNLERTTLVTADVARGYRVAEVTANIAARLDGVDWPPGYGYRIGGEEQQREESFAGITKALMIALLGIFAVLVLQFRSFLQPLIVFAAIPFAIIGVIFCLLLTGNTFSFMAFIGFSSLVGIVVNNSIILVDYANQLRSRGLSVQAAALESGKTRLVPILLTTLTTVGGLLPLTLSSSTLWAPLGWTIIGGLISSSVLTLYVVPVLYKLMTPESAKRSG